From a single Streptomyces misionensis genomic region:
- a CDS encoding cobyrinate a,c-diamide synthase — protein sequence MVSSPVPRLVVAAPSSGSGKTTVATGLMAAFAARGLAVSPHKVGPDYIDPGYHALATGRTGRNLDAYLCGPELIAPLFLHGARGCDLAVVEGVMGLYDGAAGEGELASTAQVAKLLRAPVVLVVDASAQSRSVAALVHGFASWDPGVRIGGVILNKVGSDRHEELLREALDSAGVPVLGVLRRARPVETPSRHLGLVPVAERQSAATGSVAAMAALVSEGCDLAALEALARTAGPVPGDPWSPLPPGPDGPVRPAGGPGPRIAVAGGPAFTFSYAEHTELLTAAGAEVVPFDPLRAERLPDGTAGLVVGGGFPEVYAAELSANEPLRAAVAELAASGAPIAAECAGLLYLCRELDGRPMCGVLDATARMTERLILGYRDAVAVGDSALAAAGTRMRGHEFHRTAVEPGAGPAPAWGVRGRDRRVEGFVQRGVHASYLHTHWASEPGVARRFVERCRTS from the coding sequence GTGGTGAGTTCGCCGGTGCCCCGGCTGGTCGTCGCCGCGCCCTCCTCGGGCAGCGGCAAGACCACCGTGGCCACGGGGCTGATGGCCGCGTTCGCCGCGCGGGGGCTCGCCGTGTCCCCGCACAAGGTCGGGCCGGACTACATCGACCCCGGGTACCACGCGCTCGCGACCGGGCGGACGGGGCGGAACCTGGACGCGTACCTGTGCGGGCCGGAGCTGATCGCCCCGCTGTTCCTGCACGGGGCGCGGGGGTGCGACCTCGCCGTGGTCGAGGGCGTGATGGGGCTGTACGACGGCGCCGCCGGGGAGGGCGAGCTGGCGTCCACCGCGCAGGTCGCCAAGCTGCTGCGGGCGCCGGTGGTGCTGGTGGTGGACGCCTCGGCGCAGTCGCGGTCGGTGGCGGCGCTGGTGCACGGGTTCGCGTCGTGGGACCCGGGGGTGCGGATCGGCGGCGTGATCCTGAACAAGGTGGGGTCCGACCGCCACGAGGAGCTGCTGCGCGAGGCGCTGGACTCGGCGGGGGTGCCGGTGCTGGGCGTGCTGCGGCGGGCCCGTCCGGTCGAGACGCCGTCCCGGCACCTGGGCCTGGTGCCGGTGGCCGAGCGGCAGTCGGCGGCGACCGGCTCCGTGGCGGCGATGGCGGCACTGGTCTCCGAGGGGTGCGACCTGGCCGCGCTGGAGGCGCTGGCCCGTACCGCCGGACCGGTGCCGGGGGACCCGTGGAGCCCCCTGCCGCCCGGCCCCGACGGCCCGGTCCGGCCGGCCGGCGGGCCGGGGCCGCGCATCGCGGTGGCCGGCGGCCCGGCCTTCACCTTCTCCTACGCCGAGCACACCGAACTGCTCACCGCCGCCGGCGCCGAGGTCGTCCCCTTCGATCCGCTGCGGGCGGAGCGGCTGCCCGACGGCACGGCCGGGCTGGTCGTCGGCGGCGGTTTCCCCGAGGTGTACGCCGCCGAGCTGTCCGCCAACGAGCCGCTGCGCGCGGCCGTCGCCGAACTCGCCGCGTCCGGGGCGCCGATCGCCGCCGAGTGCGCCGGACTGCTCTATCTGTGCCGGGAGTTGGACGGCCGCCCCATGTGCGGGGTGCTGGACGCCACCGCGCGGATGACGGAGCGGCTCATCCTCGGGTACCGGGACGCCGTGGCCGTCGGGGACAGCGCGCTGGCCGCGGCCGGGACGCGGATGCGGGGGCACGAGTTCCATCGCACCGCGGTCGAGCCGGGCGCCGGTCCCGCCCCCGCGTGGGGCGTCCGGGGCCGGGACCGGCGGGTGGAGGGTTTTGTTCAGCGGGGCGTGCACGCGAGTTACCTGCACACGCACTGGGCGTCCGAGCCCGGTGTGGCCCGTCGGTTCGTGGAGAGGTGCCGGACGTCATGA
- a CDS encoding precorrin-8X methylmutase: MNRIVHPIEEESFRRLRARLDTSHFPPLTRAVVERVIHSAADLEYASDLVLAEADLVPAHAALHAGAPVVVDVEMVAAGITRRRTVCRLKDARPGPGLTRSAHAVRLAYEEVGPGALWVIGCAPTALEELLTLDAAPALVIGLPVGFVGAAESKAALRASGLPAVSNVSEKGGSAVAAAALNALLYHPIPSEETL; this comes from the coding sequence GTGAACCGGATCGTGCACCCCATCGAGGAGGAGTCCTTCCGGCGGCTGCGGGCCCGTCTGGACACCTCGCACTTCCCGCCGCTGACCCGGGCGGTGGTGGAGCGGGTCATCCACTCCGCCGCCGACCTGGAGTACGCGAGCGACCTCGTCCTGGCGGAGGCGGACCTGGTCCCGGCGCACGCCGCGCTGCACGCCGGGGCGCCGGTCGTCGTGGACGTGGAGATGGTCGCGGCCGGCATCACCCGGCGCCGGACCGTGTGCCGGCTGAAGGACGCCAGGCCGGGGCCGGGGCTCACGCGCTCCGCGCACGCCGTGCGGCTCGCCTACGAGGAGGTGGGCCCCGGCGCCCTGTGGGTGATCGGCTGCGCGCCGACCGCCCTGGAGGAACTGCTCACCCTGGACGCCGCGCCCGCGCTCGTCATCGGCCTGCCCGTCGGCTTCGTCGGCGCGGCCGAGTCCAAGGCCGCGCTGCGCGCGAGCGGGCTGCCCGCCGTGAGCAACGTGTCCGAGAAGGGCGGCTCGGCGGTCGCCGCCGCCGCGCTCAACGCCCTGCTGTACCACCCGATACCGTCCGAGGAGACCCTGTGA
- the cobM gene encoding precorrin-4 C(11)-methyltransferase, whose product MADAPTDTPAGTPLGKVTFVGAGPGAADLLTFRAARAIAAADVVIWAASLVQAEVLEHARADAEILDSATMSLEEVVAVYRRAHAEGLKVARIHSGDPALWGGTQEQLDRCAELGIATEIVPGVSSFSAVAALAGRELTIPEVAQSVVLTRLGGGKTPMPPGEEVREFARHGTTMAVFLSAARSGQLVRELLEGGYPTTTPVIVAHQATWPEELVVRCTIGTLEETVKEHKLWKHTLFLVGPALAAHGTRSHLYHPGHFHGFRKADPAARRELRERGAGR is encoded by the coding sequence ATGGCCGACGCCCCCACAGACACGCCCGCCGGGACACCCCTCGGCAAGGTGACCTTCGTCGGTGCCGGACCCGGCGCCGCCGACCTGCTGACGTTCCGGGCCGCGCGCGCGATCGCGGCGGCGGACGTGGTGATCTGGGCGGCCAGCCTGGTCCAGGCCGAGGTGCTGGAGCACGCGCGCGCGGACGCGGAGATCCTGGACTCGGCGACGATGTCCCTGGAGGAGGTCGTGGCCGTCTACCGGCGGGCGCACGCCGAGGGCCTGAAGGTGGCGCGGATCCACTCCGGCGACCCGGCGCTGTGGGGCGGCACGCAGGAGCAGCTGGACCGGTGCGCGGAGCTGGGGATCGCGACGGAGATCGTCCCCGGGGTCTCGTCGTTCTCGGCGGTGGCGGCCCTCGCGGGGCGCGAGCTGACCATCCCCGAGGTCGCGCAGTCCGTCGTCCTCACCCGGCTCGGCGGCGGCAAGACGCCGATGCCGCCCGGCGAGGAGGTGCGCGAGTTCGCCCGGCACGGCACCACGATGGCGGTCTTCCTGTCCGCGGCGCGCAGCGGACAGCTGGTGCGGGAGCTGCTGGAGGGCGGCTATCCGACGACGACCCCGGTGATCGTCGCCCATCAGGCGACGTGGCCGGAGGAACTGGTCGTGCGGTGCACGATCGGCACGCTGGAGGAGACGGTCAAGGAGCACAAGCTCTGGAAGCACACGCTGTTCCTGGTGGGTCCGGCGCTGGCCGCGCACGGCACCCGCTCGCACCTCTACCACCCGGGCCACTTCCACGGCTTCCGCAAGGCGGACCCGGCGGCCCGGCGGGAGCTGCGGGAGCGAGGGGCGGGCAGGTGA
- the cobJ gene encoding precorrin-3B C(17)-methyltransferase, with amino-acid sequence MIGLISATAAGAAARDRLAAAWPDRTRVYEGAVGPAVRAAFAECEQLVCFLATGATVRLLAPLLGDKATDPGVVCVDEGGRFAVSLVGGHGGGANELAREVGGLLGAEPVVTTATDAAGLAGLDTLGLPCEGAIAAVSRALLDGEPVALEQELAWPLPPLPCSAQGSYTVRLTDRDVPPGEREVLLRPPSLVVGVGASRGAPVEEVLALVEGALQEAGLSAKSVAELATVDAKSAEPGILGAAERLGVPVVTYSAAELAAVEVPNPSDAPLAAVGTPSVAEAAALVRGGELLVPKRKSDASPAMATCAVARRPGRGRLAVVGLGPGARDLLTPRAAAELRRASVLVGLDQYVDQVRDLLRPGTRVLESGLGAEEERARTAVEQARRGHAVALIGSGDAGVYAMASPALAEASDDIDVVGVPGVTAALAAAAILGAPLGHDHVSISLSDLHTPWEVIERRVRAAAEADLVVTFYNPRSRGRDWQLPKALAILAGHREPTTPVGVVRNASRPDESSRVTTLAGLDPATVDMMTVVTVGNTASRTVAGRMVTPRGYRWQSGPAQEEAR; translated from the coding sequence GTGATCGGCCTGATTTCCGCCACCGCGGCGGGGGCGGCGGCACGGGACCGGCTGGCCGCGGCCTGGCCGGACCGTACGCGGGTGTACGAGGGTGCCGTGGGACCGGCGGTGCGGGCCGCGTTCGCCGAGTGCGAGCAGCTGGTGTGCTTCCTGGCCACGGGCGCGACGGTACGGCTGCTCGCGCCGCTGCTCGGCGACAAGGCGACCGACCCGGGCGTGGTCTGCGTGGACGAGGGCGGCCGGTTCGCGGTGTCCCTGGTCGGCGGGCACGGCGGCGGCGCCAATGAACTCGCCCGCGAGGTGGGCGGGTTGCTGGGCGCCGAGCCGGTGGTGACCACCGCGACGGACGCGGCGGGGCTGGCCGGTCTGGACACCCTCGGCCTGCCCTGCGAGGGCGCGATCGCCGCCGTCTCCCGGGCACTGCTGGACGGCGAACCGGTGGCGCTGGAGCAGGAGTTGGCCTGGCCGCTGCCCCCGCTGCCCTGCTCGGCGCAGGGGTCGTACACCGTCCGCCTCACCGACCGGGACGTCCCACCGGGCGAACGCGAGGTGCTGTTGCGGCCGCCGTCCCTGGTGGTCGGCGTCGGCGCGTCCCGGGGGGCGCCGGTGGAGGAGGTCCTGGCGCTGGTCGAGGGCGCGCTCCAGGAGGCGGGGCTGTCCGCGAAGTCGGTCGCCGAACTCGCCACCGTGGACGCCAAGTCGGCCGAGCCCGGCATCCTGGGCGCCGCCGAACGGCTGGGCGTGCCCGTGGTGACGTACTCCGCCGCGGAACTGGCGGCGGTCGAGGTGCCCAACCCCTCCGACGCCCCGCTCGCGGCCGTCGGCACCCCGTCGGTCGCCGAGGCGGCGGCCCTGGTGCGCGGCGGTGAACTCCTGGTCCCCAAGCGGAAGTCGGACGCCTCCCCGGCGATGGCGACCTGCGCCGTGGCGCGGCGTCCGGGCCGCGGGCGGCTCGCGGTGGTCGGGCTCGGGCCGGGTGCCCGGGACCTGCTCACCCCGCGCGCGGCGGCCGAGCTGCGGCGGGCCTCGGTGCTGGTCGGGCTCGACCAGTACGTGGACCAGGTCCGCGATCTGCTGCGGCCCGGCACCCGGGTGCTGGAGTCGGGGCTCGGCGCCGAGGAGGAGCGGGCGCGCACCGCGGTCGAGCAGGCCCGGCGGGGCCACGCGGTGGCGCTGATCGGCAGCGGGGACGCGGGCGTGTACGCCATGGCCTCGCCCGCGCTCGCCGAGGCCTCGGACGACATCGACGTGGTCGGGGTGCCCGGGGTGACGGCCGCGCTGGCCGCCGCCGCGATCCTGGGCGCGCCGCTGGGCCACGACCATGTGTCGATCAGCCTCTCCGACCTGCACACGCCGTGGGAGGTCATCGAGCGGCGGGTGCGGGCGGCGGCCGAGGCGGACCTCGTGGTCACCTTCTACAACCCCCGTTCCCGGGGCCGCGACTGGCAGTTGCCGAAGGCGCTCGCGATCCTCGCCGGGCACCGGGAGCCGACGACACCCGTCGGCGTCGTGCGCAACGCCTCCCGGCCGGACGAGTCGAGCCGGGTCACCACGCTGGCCGGGCTCGACCCGGCGACGGTCGACATGATGACGGTCGTCACCGTGGGCAACACCGCGTCCCGCACGGTCGCCGGGCGGATGGTGACCCCGCGCGGCTACCGCTGGCAGAGCGGCCCGGCGCAGGAGGAGGCCCGGTGA
- a CDS encoding bifunctional cobalt-precorrin-7 (C(5))-methyltransferase/cobalt-precorrin-6B (C(15))-methyltransferase, whose protein sequence is MITVVGTGTGAPLPEDVAAGAALVVGGRRHLDAAVLPAGAERVVLGPLAPALDTIAGYVEKELPVLVLASGDPGFFGIVRVLAERFGAERLSVRPGVSSVAAAFARLGLPWDDAVVVSAHGRALRTAVHVCRARPKVAVLTGPGAGPAELGAALTGRDRVLVVASALGDPVRERVERVSPAEAAARDWGTAVSVVLCLATRRGPDLRDAPGAPLVPEEPPVPEEPHVPDVSLVGKVPRALAGAAPGPSRWALEETEFAHRDSMITKFEVRALALARLGPRLGDLVWDVGAGSGSVAVECARLGAAVVAVEKSADGVARIRENARAHGVEVDVVHGTAPDALDGLAQDPDAVFIGGGGRELPAVIRACAPRARRAVVVAMAALDRVPAAREALTGAGLACDGVLLQSSRLAPLPGEVTRLAATNPVFLLWGVRSPVPNRGVDQ, encoded by the coding sequence GTGATCACGGTCGTCGGCACGGGGACGGGGGCGCCGCTGCCGGAGGACGTCGCGGCGGGCGCCGCGCTCGTCGTCGGCGGGCGGCGGCACCTGGACGCGGCCGTGTTGCCCGCCGGGGCCGAGCGGGTCGTGCTGGGCCCGCTGGCGCCCGCCCTGGACACCATCGCCGGGTATGTCGAGAAGGAGCTGCCGGTGCTGGTGCTGGCCTCCGGCGACCCGGGGTTCTTCGGGATCGTGCGGGTGCTGGCCGAGCGCTTCGGCGCCGAGCGGCTGTCGGTGCGCCCGGGGGTCTCCTCGGTGGCCGCGGCGTTCGCCCGGCTCGGGCTGCCCTGGGACGACGCGGTGGTGGTCAGCGCGCACGGCAGGGCGCTGCGCACCGCGGTGCACGTCTGCCGGGCCCGTCCCAAGGTGGCCGTGCTCACCGGCCCGGGCGCGGGCCCCGCCGAACTGGGCGCGGCGCTCACCGGCCGCGACCGGGTGCTCGTCGTGGCGAGCGCGCTGGGCGATCCGGTGCGCGAGCGGGTCGAGCGGGTGTCCCCGGCCGAGGCGGCGGCCCGCGACTGGGGCACCGCGGTGAGCGTGGTGCTGTGCCTGGCGACGCGGCGGGGGCCGGATCTGCGCGATGCGCCCGGTGCGCCGCTGGTGCCTGAGGAGCCGCCGGTGCCGGAGGAGCCGCATGTGCCGGATGTGTCATTGGTGGGCAAGGTGCCGCGCGCCCTCGCCGGAGCGGCGCCCGGGCCTTCGCGCTGGGCGCTGGAGGAGACGGAGTTCGCCCACCGCGACTCGATGATCACCAAGTTCGAGGTGCGCGCGCTCGCCCTGGCCCGGCTCGGACCGCGCCTCGGCGACCTGGTGTGGGACGTGGGCGCCGGGTCCGGGTCGGTGGCGGTGGAGTGCGCCCGGCTCGGCGCGGCCGTCGTCGCCGTGGAGAAGAGCGCGGACGGGGTGGCCCGGATCCGGGAGAACGCCCGCGCCCACGGGGTCGAGGTGGACGTGGTGCACGGCACCGCGCCGGACGCGCTGGACGGGCTCGCGCAGGACCCGGACGCCGTGTTCATCGGCGGTGGGGGGCGTGAACTGCCCGCCGTGATCCGGGCGTGCGCGCCGCGCGCCCGGCGGGCCGTGGTCGTGGCCATGGCCGCCCTGGACCGGGTGCCGGCGGCCCGCGAGGCGCTGACCGGTGCCGGGCTGGCCTGCGACGGGGTGCTGCTCCAGTCCTCGCGGCTGGCCCCGCTGCCGGGCGAGGTGACCCGGCTCGCGGCCACCAACCCGGTGTTTCTGCTGTGGGGCGTCAGAAGCCCCGTACCCAATCGAGGAGTTGACCAGTGA
- a CDS encoding ZIP family metal transporter, which produces MAVFVALGAFLMTLAGGWTAQRVTDRRHLVLGLAGGLMLGVVGLDLLPEALRAADREIFGVPAALLLFVTGFLLAHLVERTLAARQAAHGGDEHDHHRAPEVGLTAAGAMVGHSAMDGVAIGAAFQVGGGMGTAVALAVIAHDFADGFNTFTITSLYGNARRRALGMLLADACAPLAGALSTVFFHIPEAVLGGYLGLFGGVLLYLAAAEILPEAHHEHPARSTLLCTVAGAAFIWLVVGISG; this is translated from the coding sequence ATGGCGGTCTTCGTCGCGCTCGGCGCGTTCCTGATGACGCTGGCCGGCGGCTGGACGGCACAGCGGGTGACCGACCGTCGGCATCTCGTCCTCGGACTCGCCGGCGGTCTCATGCTGGGCGTGGTCGGCCTGGACCTGCTGCCGGAGGCACTGCGCGCCGCCGACCGCGAGATCTTCGGGGTACCCGCCGCACTGCTGCTGTTCGTGACCGGTTTTCTCCTGGCCCACCTCGTGGAACGCACCCTCGCCGCGCGCCAGGCCGCCCACGGCGGGGACGAGCACGACCATCACCGGGCGCCCGAGGTCGGCCTCACCGCGGCCGGCGCCATGGTGGGCCACAGCGCCATGGACGGCGTGGCGATCGGCGCGGCCTTCCAGGTCGGCGGCGGCATGGGCACCGCCGTCGCGCTCGCCGTGATCGCCCACGACTTCGCCGACGGCTTCAACACCTTCACCATCACCAGCCTGTACGGCAACGCCCGCCGCCGCGCCCTCGGCATGCTGCTCGCCGACGCCTGCGCCCCCCTGGCCGGCGCGCTGTCCACCGTCTTCTTCCACATCCCCGAAGCGGTGCTCGGCGGCTATCTCGGCCTCTTCGGCGGCGTGCTGCTCTACCTCGCCGCCGCCGAGATCCTGCCCGAGGCCCACCACGAGCACCCGGCCCGCTCCACCCTGCTGTGCACGGTCGCCGGCGCGGCGTTCATCTGGCTGGTGGTCGGCATCTCCGGCTGA
- the cobI gene encoding precorrin-2 C(20)-methyltransferase, translating into MSSRLIGVGVGPGDPELVTVKGVNALRAADVVVVPVMGAADGRDGGEPGRAEATVLHYVAEEKVVRVVFALNERTDRTRREAAWDAAGERVAALLGRHGSVAFATIGDPNVYSTFTYLAQTVAELVPGLVVETVPGITAMQDLAARSGAVLTEGTEPLTLVPVTAGSAVLEEALAGPGTVVAYKFGRQAAEVAGALTRSGRLQDAVWGSALGLPEESVRPAAELDGAPLPYLSTLIAPPRRDGGRGGKL; encoded by the coding sequence ATGAGCAGCAGGCTGATCGGTGTCGGAGTCGGTCCGGGCGACCCGGAGCTGGTGACGGTGAAGGGGGTCAACGCGCTGCGGGCGGCCGACGTCGTCGTCGTGCCGGTGATGGGCGCGGCCGACGGGCGGGACGGGGGTGAGCCGGGGCGCGCCGAGGCGACCGTGCTGCACTACGTGGCCGAGGAGAAGGTCGTCCGCGTGGTGTTCGCGCTGAACGAGCGGACCGACCGCACCCGCCGGGAGGCCGCCTGGGACGCCGCGGGCGAGCGGGTCGCCGCGCTGCTGGGGCGGCACGGCTCGGTCGCCTTCGCCACCATCGGCGATCCGAACGTGTACTCGACGTTCACGTATCTCGCGCAGACCGTCGCGGAGCTGGTGCCGGGGCTCGTCGTGGAGACCGTGCCCGGGATCACCGCCATGCAGGACCTGGCGGCGCGCTCCGGTGCCGTGCTGACCGAGGGCACCGAGCCGCTGACGCTGGTGCCGGTCACGGCGGGTTCCGCGGTGCTGGAGGAGGCGCTGGCCGGGCCGGGGACGGTCGTGGCGTACAAGTTCGGGCGGCAGGCCGCCGAGGTCGCCGGGGCGCTGACCCGCTCCGGGCGGCTCCAGGACGCGGTGTGGGGGTCGGCGCTGGGACTGCCCGAGGAGTCGGTGCGGCCGGCCGCCGAGCTGGACGGCGCGCCGTTGCCGTATCTGTCGACGCTGATCGCGCCGCCGCGGCGGGACGGCGGGCGGGGCGGCAAGCTGTGA